TTTTAACAAATAATGCCATAAACATGAGTGCATGTGACGGTTACCGATGACGGCCCTTGAGGTTGAGTGATCTTTTAACAACAGTTGATTCCGTCTGCAGCTCAGGAATGTGGGATCTACTCTCAGCAGAGCTGTTATTCTCTGGCCTTTGGCGTCCCTGCAGCGCTGATGGTGGTCGCGCTTGGTACGTTTAGACTGAAATGAATTCAAATGCAGCACAAAAGCACAGATACTTATagaggtttgtgtttgtccctGACAGTCGTGTTCATACTCGGGAGCAGCATGTACTACAAGGCCAAACCAGAGGGAAACATCATGCTGGATGTGTGTCGATGCATTGGGGTCAGTCTGCTTTCGTCATATGCCTCAACTGAGTGTGGTTGTGTAGCGTCACTGGCATCAGGCACTTTGAACAGCAAACTGTTGTTTCTCCTCTCGACTCTCTTTCATCAGTTTGCAGTTAAAAACCGCTTCAAGCACAGAAGCAAGCGATACCCAAAGAGGGAGCACTGGATGGACTGGGCCGAGGAAAAATATGACGTATGTGAACATTACTTCAGTAGCATGTTCATCAGTGAATTCATCCAGTGACAcgttctgtctttgtgtgttgtaGAAACTCCTCATTGCTCAGATCAAAATGGTGCTGAAGGTTCTGTTTTTGTACATCCCACTTCCCATGTTCTGGACTTTGTTTGACCAAAAGGTATCGTGAAGTGACTCGAGTTTTAAAAGGCAACGTCTCTGGTTAGTAACAGAAGCTCAGCTGATCTGTGTCTGTCTTAAAGGGCTCCAGGTGGACTCTGCAGGCCACCACCATGAACGGATACTTTGTAAGTTTGATGGGCTAGAATACAGATTTTCTATTATCTGATGTTTAacagttgttttcattttctatgTGATTCTTTGTCTCTACAGGGGTCCATCGTTATACAGCCCGATCAGATGCAGGTCAGTTTTTTGCCTCGACAGGTTCGCTCAGaccaaaatgttagctgaaaaaGTTCTCATTTTGTGCTTTGTGCTTTTGAAAGACGGTCAACCCCATCCTGATCCTGACCATGGTGCCCATCATGGGCAGCCTGGTCTACCCGGCCATCAAGAAATGCGGTCTGAACTTTACGTGAGTACTTGTGTTACTTAGCGAGACAATTAGATGAGTATTCctgctaaatgaagaacaaaccTTAACTTATCCATTCAACAGGCCTTTGAAAAGAATGACAGTGGGGATGGTTATGGCATCTATAGCTTTTATCTGTGCTGCTTTGGTTCAGATGGAAATTGACGTGAGTAGAAAAAAAGCATTGGGTTCGTGCTTTCATGATTTGATCACATTTGAGGTTAAAACTGATTATGCCGTCATGTTCTCAGAAAACACTGCCCACGTTCCCGTCAAAATCCCAGAGCCAATTGAAGCTACTAAACATGGGGACAAATCCGCTCACGGTAATGCTGCCTGGAAACGTCCTAGTGAATCTCAGTGCAGCTCAGGTACGTCTTCGCTATAACCATACTAGTTCTGTACACGGCCTGGTGTTTACCATGAATGTCTTTGCAGGCGAGTGACGACTATTTCACATTTGACAAAGAAGATATCGTTGTGACAACTGACCACCCTCAGGTCACAAGAACTATTTCCTTGTCTATGGGACTGCGTCAAACGCTTCTCCTTCCCCCACATGCTTTGGACCAATGGATTCTGGTGAGCGAGACACAAAATAGTGAAACAAAAAGGCTGTGTAATGGTTAATATTTAATGAATAATATAAATCTTCCAATCCCCTCAGGCTGATGACTTGACTTCCAAACCAGAACAGGGCAACAATGCAATCCGGTAAATTTATATAGAATAGTAATTGATCACTTGACCAACTAAAACAAGCACCAGAAACTATATTTATTGTACTATATATTGGTTTCTGCCTCTATTCTCTATTTTAGATTCATAAACGGCATGGACATCCCAGTGAACATCTCATCTCCTAAAGGAGACTTTGGATTAGTTGAGCCAAATTTTTATTCCAACTACACTATGATAAAAAATGGAAAGTAAGTATTTTCTCCATAAATATTAAAGGTAATTACACACTAATGCAGTTTGTTAATCATATGTTCTCTTCCACTGACCAGGACCACATTTACTCTGTGGAGTGGGTCACAGTCATGTGAATACAGCGCAGAGTATGGATTTGGAAGTTCATACGCCTACTTCATCCCCAGCAGTTTGGTCTTTGGACCAGATGTGAGTTTTAACACCAGCTCACATTTGTCCTAGATATGGATTAAGCTTGTATGTGACTGGTGATATGGCTGACTTCCAGTTATAATATGATATGACTGataatatttttaaacattatGGAAATGCTAAGACAATTCAACAATATCAATTAGAATATATTTGGGTAGGGAGGCAACCAGTGCTACTTATCCAGCCATTAGTTCCGATTAAGCATGCTGCCAGTTTAGGGTGGGGTtgactttattgtttttttcaaggCATTGGTTCACAATTATTTTTGATTATTGTTTCAGTGTCAACACTCCATCAATGTGTCAGAAAACATCAAGGCCAACTCAGTTCACATGGCCCTCCAGATCCCACAGTACTTCTTCATCACTACTGGTGAAGTGATGTTCTCTGTTACTGGTCTGGAGTTCTCCTACTCGCAGGTAAACAAATACACTGTTTGAGAACTCTACCACCAGGGGATTGGTTTTATGGTGGTCTTTGTCCGTGGCCTCATTTCATGGCATTTCTTCCTCACTTCAAGGCACCTAGCAACATGAAAGCAGTGCTGCAAGCTGGCTGGTTGTTAACTAATGCTGTTGGCAACATTATTGTACTGATTGTGGCTGAGATTGCGAAGCTTCCTAAACAGGTAAAATATGCACTCACACTAATCTTCATGCCATGTGATGAAAGCGTGGCATGACGGTGCATTaacactgtgtttttctctcctctcccacaGTGGGCTGAGTACCTCCTCTTTGCCTCTCTGTTGCTTGCCGTGTGCGTCATCTTCTCCATCATGGCCAATTTCTACACCTACATTGATCCTGCAGAAATTGAGGCTCAGTTTAAAAAGGATGACGATAAAGACGATGAGGATgataaaggaaaaagaaagtCCTCAGATGTTGAGATGACCAGAAAACACTCCGTTGGTAGTCAAAGCGacggcaaacaaacaaaaatatgaacagtatacaaaataaaaatatatccATAATGGATTTGTAGTTTAATATTCACACCTGATGGAAACCAATTGAATTCTAGTGTGTctatctgtgtttttgtatattttattttcattataataAAGACCTTTGTCTTATAACAACAGCAGATcaatgctgttgttgtttcttaaCATTCACATATTATTGGATGGATCAACTATTGTATATTTATGTGTATGTACTGTTTAGTTAAATAATAGAGTAGAAATAAATTCTTTTTATGGATTGATTGattgttttgtgtatttatatCTGCAATGGATTTGTGAGTAGTCAAAACTGTAGTTGAAGATGTCCACAACTGTAAATGTAGATTGTAGATATCTACCGTTACATGTTGACTATCCACAATTAAATTTCAGATATCAAAAAATGTCATTAATGCCATTACTAGTCACAATACAAATTTTGGATATCCATAATTCAGTTTTTTTATTCAATTCAGTATCACCTATAAACAAACAGTTCtgactagtcaaaattcaattACAGATATCCAAAACTCTAATTGTGAAtagtcaaaatgtagttgtgaATATCTGTTACTCTCTTCCTGCATAGGCAAAAACTGAATTGTGGATATCCCAAACTTTTTTCCCATTCAAGTCAATCGAGTCCAAAATTCAAAATTagaattgtgactagttaaaaTGTACAGGGTGACACAGTAAAACGGGAActtctggttgttgttttttttaagttcccGTTTTTCTGTCACCCTGTAGTTGCAGAAATATTAAACTGCAGTACTGACTCGGCAGAAATACCTTGATATCGAAATTAAAACGTGAATAGTCAAAATGTATATCTTGAACAGTAATTTATTTTTAGACACAATCTTAAATTATAATTCTGACTAGTCTAAAGcctctattatatatatacattgcAAATACTGATGGCTAGTTTAAAATTCTTAAACGTTAAAGATTCCTGCCATAGACAACACACGTGTGGCACCTTCGTGAACGCCCGCCCACCTGTGACGTCGTCGCTTTACCGATGACGACATGCGAACTGTCACCACTGATTCGCTCCCcggaaaatgaaaatgacattAACCAAGATGGCGCCGGGCGACACAGAAAAGTGATGCGAGAAGAGAACAACAAACGACTCAACTACACAGCGGTGTGCATTTATTTAGCCCGGGCGACCGTTTCAAGCCGGACTCCAGCTCGTTACCGAGAAACTCGCGGCCGCCTCCTGGCAGAGCGCAGCGGGAGTCCGCGTTAGCCAGCTAACTGTTCGCTAAGCGGCTAGCCTAGCTTGGCTAGCTAACTGCGGAAGGCGAGTGAGGAGCAGGCAGCTCGAAGTAACCTACGAGCCGACAAGTCAAGCGGGGCGTTTTAAGCGAGGCGTTTTGAGTACAGTACCAGTTCTCCAGTACGCATCGGGTCCAGACCAGCGGCCTGTGAGGAAACTAACGTTACACCTTTGTGAAGGAACGCTTAAGAAGACGAGGAAAAGGCGTCATCGTTGCTGATCTGACGCCATGGCTCACTCTCCTATTCAGGGTGGCCTGCCCGGGATTCAGGTAAACACTTTTAGATTTGTTTATTGGTACTATTGGGTAACCTTTGGAGgaagtttcagtttttttctaCCCGATAGTCGTTTCCTCTAAGCTTCACCTCGGAAGTTCTGTGTATCCCACAGAAACGCTGCATTCGAATCACCGGTGGTGCTTTCTACAGTCAAGTGCCCCTTTATCACCTTGTGTGTTGATCGCTATTGGGATTTCCAGCTTCTTGTCTGCTTTTTTGTCCACATGTAAAATGTGCACGTATTACGTTTATTATAAACGGTAAATAAACGTCCATCTCACTTTTTGACAACAGAAGTGGACGAATCAAGATCGTGGCTGTTTTGTGACCACAGTCCGAAAGCTACAAGATGCTCAATATATTTTACTGCTAATCAAGAATGAGCAGCAATTTTTAGTCAAATACTTGTCACTGATTgaatataaattaaatgtatAGTTCATCAGTCATAAGTAGCGAGCGACCTTGGCATCTCTGCCTATCACATGTTATTAGTTAGCCTTTAGTTTTTATCAGTAATTTGACAGTTATGGTGTCAGTCAATCACAGCGCGTGTCTGCTTAGTGCATTAAAAGCCAGATGTCAGTGAAGCTATAGATGATGTATTTTTCGGCTGCAACTAATTGATTgtctttattattacatttcgaGATGTGTCTGTTTATTATTGCAAGAAAATTATGGTTATTGACAAATACATTAACGGCTAATGTCTTCATCTATAGTTTCAACACTACAGACTGTGGACATTAATTAAAAgccttttattgttgttgtgtggttCCTATATGCCACTTATGGTATAGTTGAATGatgttatttattgatttacCAAACTATGCGTGTGTACTTAAATGACTGCGCATACTACAGAAATACAAAATTGTGTAACGGGTTCACGTAAAAAGTGCAGGTTTAGACTAAAACCCTGCAGGTTGCCGTGCAGATGGAGAGCTGGCACTGAGCCTCCAACCCCGAGGGCGTGGTGCATGGTTGACAGTAGCCGTGTGGTGCAGATGGGAGAGCATCAGACGCATGCATGCAAGGTTTAGTCAGCTTTAGTTGTTGCTGTAAACGTGCTGACTGTGGATATGACATGTGCATTCCCATCATGTGGGAATGTGGTCACTGCCCCTGTTGTTTTTCCCCTATTGTCTTTACAAAGCAAATGCCTCAACATTTAAATTTTCACCTGGGTGACTGATCACAGTACTGTTATCATAGTGTTTTGGTTGTgttgttcctcctctgctttattCCGCACCGCTCtgcctctttgtttttgtttcaaagTCCTTTTTGCTTTCAAATCAGCAGCTCCCTGTGTGCTGGTTCAGTGTTCAGCTCATGCCCTCTTCCATGCCATATAGGTTTGACTGCTGTGAAAGAGCACTTTTACAGGAAACTGCTCTCTGGGGGACTCCACAAGcaatatgctgtgtgtgtgctaagGGATAATCATCTTAGGGCTAGGTTACCTGATAAATTGAGCATTAAGACTAACTATTGCTTaagattttgtttttctcatctatacaatatatattatacatacttttttatgatttatttttataattattcatGGAGACTATGGCTCTTGAAACTCTACTCTGGCAGTTTAGGCTAATGATTGTTGTACATTGAGGGAAATTGGACTGGCCAACTTGAAACCATTACTCCCTCTCTTCTGCTCCATGGGGACACAGGCCATTTAGTTCAGTCAATAAATCAGGGTGTAGTCCTTCAGTTTCTATTTAGCCTTTATGGTAGAGGTCATTAATCCTCAGTTATGTTTGTCTCACATTGTCCACTGAGTTTGGAAGATAAAGTTGTTTGTAACCAGACTGGCATCAGCAAATGATTTAATATTGGATATGATGCGgttctgtgctgctgcatgtgGAAGGCTTTTACAGTTTTTGATGATGTATCTTTATTCTAGGCAACAATCTGTGGACATCTAAAAATTTGCATAAGTATCTGAGCAGTGCACAGTAGGGATGTCACAAGCCAAACCTCAGGATTACCACAGCTAGTCAAGGCAGTTGATCAGTACTCAGCCTGTTTAGCTTCTCTGTAGAATGTTTCCCTCACTTTACACTGGCAGTTGTCTAGTAAGTGCCAGACTACAGTTGTCCAGTTAAACCACAACAAACCTCATTTAATACATTGAACTGTCAGCaagtaaaacattataaattCCTAGCAGGTGGTTTCTAGGTTTGGTAATGAACACATTTTACCACACTAAAATACAGTTGTAGTCCACACAAAGTAGTTGTATAAGGCCTGTCTAAATGTTGTGCTAAAGACACCTtgcctctgcagacacacaaaaaagctTTTAGCAGGTGTCTTCAGttgtttgtcagttagtttgAACATTTTAGATGCAAAATGTATGCTTTTATTTGCACATTTATATTGACCTGTTTTTGTGAATCCTTACTTAAAACGCACTTTATTCTAATTCCTCATATTCATTTCTCTGTTGGACAGAATTTCCGAGCTGACCCAGAGGAGCTTTTTACCAAGCTGGAGAGGATAGGAAAGGGCTCGTTTGGtgaagtttttaaaggtatcgaCAATCGAACTCAGAAAGTTGTGGCCATTAAAATTATTGAtctggaggaagcggaggatgaAATAGAAGATATTCAACAGGAAATCACAGTCCTCAGCCAGTGTGACAGTCCCTTTATCACCAAGTATTTTGGATCTTATCTGAAGGTAGGTGTTAATTcttagtaaaaaaaatataattttgcTAAGATGTTAGTTCTTGTTTAGCATAATTCATATGTCAGTAGATTGTTCGTGCATGTGTGCAATGTAGGTCAATAAATAATGCAAGAGGACAATAGGAGCAGTACTGCCTTTAGTATGGCACAAACTGCTATGAACTTACAATGGACTAACATTCCTCTTGCTCTGTTATTAGTACAGACCTTCAGCATGTGTATTGATATATTACAGGTGAGAATGGTATTTGTCTTGTAAAATGTCTGTTTGcattaagcatttattaaactACTGCTAGTAGTGCTGCTGTTGGGCACATCCAGCCAAACAGTTCAAAGGTTGGCTTAAAGTAAGAGTCTGTGTGGTTGAGTAATGTTTTAGAGAAGAGGAGGGAAGTCACAAGGCAAACGTCTGCTTCAAGTGTTAAATATAGTAGCGTGTAACTGCACCTGACTTACTGTGTTTTTACTTGCTAAAAACCATAACCATTAGGGACCACAAGCTATTACCTCAATAAACATTCataagaattattattaaaataggtTTCAACAATAACTAAGACATTTTAACAATTTGAAATTAGAATTCATGGCAGTTGCATTGGATTGCATTATCGAGGTGTGCCTAATAAATTGGACACTGGGTGCATAAAGGGTAATTGGTATTGGTGGTagtcctcttcttttttttctcatgtcTGTGGCACTACTGTAATTCTGTACATACTTCCTCACATGAAtatgtgtttgttattgtttttcagGGTACAAAGTTATGGATTATTATGGAATATTTAGGTGGAGGTTCAGCTCTTGATTTGGTGAgtctgcatcagtggtttaaaTATAATTCTACCACCAATTAAGCAATCTATAGattattatgttattttgtcatttgta
This genomic interval from Betta splendens chromosome 21, fBetSpl5.4, whole genome shotgun sequence contains the following:
- the slc15a1a gene encoding solute carrier family 15 member 1; translated protein: MEDKKDSKKQESKGKCRVVFGYPLSIFFIVVNEFCERFSYYGMRAVLVLYFRYFLLWDDDLATSIYHTFVALCYLTPILGAIVADSWLGKFKTIIYLSIVYAVGQVALSVSAVHDITDTDRNGKPNNMTFHVVLSMVGLFLIALGTGGIKPCVAAFGGDQFTDQQEKQRRTFFSVFYLCINGGSLLSTIITPVIRAQECGIYSQQSCYSLAFGVPAALMVVALVVFILGSSMYYKAKPEGNIMLDVCRCIGFAVKNRFKHRSKRYPKREHWMDWAEEKYDKLLIAQIKMVLKVLFLYIPLPMFWTLFDQKGSRWTLQATTMNGYFGSIVIQPDQMQTVNPILILTMVPIMGSLVYPAIKKCGLNFTPLKRMTVGMVMASIAFICAALVQMEIDKTLPTFPSKSQSQLKLLNMGTNPLTVMLPGNVLVNLSAAQASDDYFTFDKEDIVVTTDHPQVTRTISLSMGLRQTLLLPPHALDQWILADDLTSKPEQGNNAIRFINGMDIPVNISSPKGDFGLVEPNFYSNYTMIKNGKTTFTLWSGSQSCEYSAEYGFGSSYAYFIPSSLVFGPDCQHSINVSENIKANSVHMALQIPQYFFITTGEVMFSVTGLEFSYSQAPSNMKAVLQAGWLLTNAVGNIIVLIVAEIAKLPKQWAEYLLFASLLLAVCVIFSIMANFYTYIDPAEIEAQFKKDDDKDDEDDKGKRKSSDVEMTRKHSVGSQSDGKQTKI